One Sanguibacter keddieii DSM 10542 genomic window carries:
- a CDS encoding DUF3052 domain-containing protein produces MVATTEPQDADRLGFASGLVVQEFGWGEDVDDDLREAIEEITQTDLVDEDYDDVCDGVILWWREEDGDLTDALVDIQTVLDDGGIIWIFTRKPGRDGHVGHSEIQEAGTTAGLHATTTFAIAPDWSATKLATRGRGK; encoded by the coding sequence GTGGTAGCGACCACTGAGCCTCAGGATGCGGACCGTCTCGGTTTCGCCTCAGGGCTCGTTGTCCAGGAGTTCGGCTGGGGCGAGGACGTCGACGACGATCTTCGCGAGGCGATCGAGGAGATCACCCAGACCGATCTCGTCGACGAGGACTACGACGACGTCTGCGACGGCGTCATCCTCTGGTGGCGAGAAGAGGACGGCGACCTGACCGACGCCCTCGTCGACATCCAGACCGTCCTCGACGACGGTGGCATCATCTGGATCTTCACGCGCAAGCCCGGCCGCGACGGCCACGTGGGCCACAGCGAGATCCAGGAGGCCGGCACCACCGCGGGCCTGCACGCCACGACCACGTTCGCGATCGCGCCCGACTGGTCGGCGACCAAGCTCGCCACCCGCGGCCGCGGCAAGTGA
- the aceE gene encoding pyruvate dehydrogenase (acetyl-transferring), homodimeric type: MATHDETRPLINGLLSQVPDIDPSETSEWIDSFDGLLEERGGPRARYILLNLLKRARERNVAIPTSINTPYVNTIGVHEEPYFPGDEVMERKYRSWNRWNAAVMVTRAQRPGIAVGGHISSYASVATLYEVGLNHFFRGKDHPGGGDQIYFQGHASPGVYSRAFLEGRLTAEDLDGFRQEHSHEGGGLPSYPHPRQMPDFWEFPTVSMGLGPASAIYQAWTNRYLHNRGIKDTSQQNVWAFLGDGEMDEPESRGMLQLAAQQQLDNLTFVVNCNLQRLDGPVRGNGKIIQELEAQFRGAGWNVIKVIWGREWDVLLNADKDRALVNLMGETPDGDYQTYRAEDGAFIREHFFGRDPRTKQLVENLSDDDIWALKRGGHDYRKLYAAYAAATAHTGQPTVILAHTIKGYGLGSGFAGRNSTHQMKKVALADLKTLRDSLHIPITDEQLDADPYAPPYYHPGADAPEIQYMLDRRKKLGGFVPERRSVSSEVTLPADSKYDILKKGSGNQEVATTQAFVRLLKDLIKDKEFGNRIVPIIPDEARTFGLDSIFPSAKIFNTQGQNYLAVDRDLMLSYKESEAGQIMHTGINEAGSAAAFQAVGTSYATHGEVIVPFYIFYSMFGFQRTGDQFWAAGDQLTRGFIIGATAGRTTLTGEGLQHADGHSPLIAGTNTSIVQYDAAYGYELRHIVRDGMQRMYGKDESRDQNVMYYLTVYNEPMVQPAEPEDVDVEGIIRGIHQVAASEGEGPKAQILASGVGVPWALEAKQLLADDWGVQADVWSVTSWNELRRDGLAAEQHNFLNPSEPVREAYLTTKLKDAQGPFVATSDFDHLVPDQVRQWVPGDYAVLGADGFGFSDTRAAARRYFKIDGPSVVVRTLQQLAKRGEVPAEAAAQAIEKYKLHDVNAGTSGNAGGDS, encoded by the coding sequence GTGGCAACGCATGACGAGACTCGGCCGTTGATCAACGGTCTCTTGAGCCAAGTCCCTGATATCGACCCCTCTGAGACCTCGGAGTGGATCGACTCCTTCGACGGGCTCCTCGAGGAGCGTGGCGGCCCGCGGGCCCGTTACATCCTGCTCAACCTGCTGAAGCGGGCTCGGGAGCGCAACGTCGCCATCCCGACCTCGATCAACACCCCGTACGTGAACACCATCGGTGTCCACGAGGAGCCGTACTTCCCCGGCGACGAGGTCATGGAGCGCAAGTACCGCTCCTGGAACCGCTGGAACGCCGCCGTCATGGTGACGCGCGCCCAGCGCCCCGGCATCGCCGTCGGCGGGCACATCTCGTCGTACGCCTCTGTGGCGACCCTCTACGAGGTCGGCCTCAACCACTTCTTCCGCGGCAAGGACCACCCGGGCGGCGGAGACCAGATCTACTTCCAGGGTCACGCCTCCCCCGGTGTCTACTCGCGCGCCTTCCTCGAGGGTCGCCTCACGGCCGAGGACCTCGACGGGTTCCGCCAGGAGCACTCGCACGAGGGCGGCGGCCTGCCGTCGTACCCGCACCCGCGCCAGATGCCTGACTTCTGGGAGTTCCCGACCGTCTCGATGGGCCTCGGCCCGGCGTCGGCGATCTACCAGGCGTGGACCAACCGCTACCTGCACAACCGCGGGATCAAGGACACCAGCCAGCAGAACGTCTGGGCCTTCCTCGGCGACGGCGAGATGGACGAGCCGGAGAGCCGCGGCATGCTGCAGCTCGCCGCGCAGCAGCAGCTCGACAACCTCACCTTCGTGGTCAACTGCAACCTGCAGCGCCTCGACGGCCCGGTCCGTGGCAACGGCAAGATCATCCAGGAGCTCGAGGCGCAGTTCCGCGGCGCCGGCTGGAACGTCATCAAGGTGATCTGGGGCCGCGAGTGGGACGTCCTGCTCAACGCCGACAAGGACCGCGCGCTGGTCAACCTCATGGGCGAGACCCCTGACGGCGACTACCAGACGTACCGCGCCGAGGACGGCGCGTTCATCCGCGAGCACTTCTTCGGTCGCGACCCGCGCACCAAGCAGCTCGTCGAGAACCTCTCGGACGACGACATCTGGGCCCTCAAGCGTGGTGGCCACGACTACCGCAAGCTGTACGCGGCCTACGCCGCGGCGACGGCCCACACGGGTCAGCCGACGGTCATCCTCGCGCACACCATCAAGGGCTACGGGCTCGGCTCCGGCTTTGCCGGCCGCAACTCGACGCACCAGATGAAGAAGGTCGCCCTCGCCGACCTCAAGACGCTGCGCGACTCGCTGCACATCCCGATCACGGACGAGCAGCTCGACGCCGACCCGTACGCACCGCCGTACTACCACCCGGGTGCTGACGCGCCGGAGATCCAGTACATGCTGGACCGCCGCAAGAAGCTCGGCGGGTTCGTCCCCGAGCGTCGCTCGGTGTCGTCGGAGGTCACGCTCCCGGCCGACTCCAAGTACGACATCCTCAAGAAGGGGTCGGGCAACCAGGAGGTCGCCACGACGCAGGCCTTCGTGCGCCTGCTCAAGGACCTCATCAAGGACAAGGAGTTCGGCAACCGCATCGTGCCGATCATCCCCGACGAGGCCCGCACCTTCGGTCTGGACTCGATCTTCCCGTCCGCGAAGATCTTCAACACCCAGGGCCAGAACTACCTGGCCGTGGACCGCGACCTCATGCTCTCCTACAAGGAGTCCGAGGCCGGGCAGATCATGCACACGGGCATCAACGAGGCCGGCTCCGCAGCGGCCTTCCAGGCCGTGGGCACCTCGTACGCCACGCACGGCGAGGTCATCGTCCCGTTCTACATCTTCTACTCGATGTTCGGGTTCCAGCGGACCGGCGACCAGTTCTGGGCCGCAGGCGACCAGCTGACCCGCGGGTTCATCATCGGCGCGACCGCCGGCCGCACCACCCTCACGGGTGAGGGCCTGCAGCACGCCGACGGCCACTCGCCGCTCATCGCCGGCACCAACACGTCGATCGTCCAGTACGACGCGGCGTACGGCTACGAGCTGCGGCACATCGTCCGCGACGGCATGCAGCGCATGTACGGCAAGGACGAGTCGCGCGACCAGAACGTCATGTACTACCTCACGGTGTACAACGAGCCGATGGTCCAGCCGGCCGAGCCCGAGGACGTGGACGTCGAGGGCATCATCCGTGGAATCCACCAGGTCGCGGCCTCCGAGGGCGAGGGCCCCAAGGCCCAGATCCTCGCGTCCGGCGTCGGTGTGCCGTGGGCCCTCGAGGCCAAGCAGCTCCTCGCCGACGACTGGGGCGTCCAGGCCGACGTGTGGTCCGTGACGAGCTGGAACGAGCTGCGCCGCGACGGTCTCGCCGCCGAGCAGCACAACTTCCTCAACCCGTCCGAGCCGGTGCGCGAGGCCTACCTCACGACCAAGCTCAAGGACGCCCAGGGGCCGTTCGTGGCCACGAGCGACTTCGACCACCTCGTGCCCGACCAGGTGCGCCAGTGGGTCCCGGGCGACTACGCGGTGCTCGGTGCGGACGGCTTCGGCTTCTCCGACACCCGCGCAGCAGCACGTCGCTACTTCAAGATCGACGGCCCCTCGGTCGTCGTGCGCACCCTGCAGCAGCTCGCCAAGCGCGGCGAGGTCCCCGCAGAGGCCGCCGCCCAGGCGATCGAGAAGTACAAGCTCCACGACGTGAACGCCGGCACCTCCGGCAACGCGGGCGGCGACTCCTGA
- a CDS encoding peroxiredoxin: MTTTGAVSAARPTAPSVGDAAPDLELKDTHGTPVRLSSLRGTPVLVVFYPFAFSGICTGELCELRDNIAELETAGVRLLAVSCDPMYSLKAWSEQEGFGFDLLSDFWPHGEAARAYGVFDEERGRAVRGSFLVDAEGIVRWAVVNEAGQRRDLSGYLEAVAAL; the protein is encoded by the coding sequence GTGACGACGACCGGCGCGGTCTCCGCCGCACGCCCGACGGCCCCGTCCGTCGGCGACGCCGCACCCGACCTCGAGCTCAAGGACACGCACGGCACGCCCGTGCGCCTCAGCTCGTTGCGCGGGACGCCCGTGCTGGTCGTCTTCTACCCCTTCGCGTTCTCCGGCATCTGCACGGGAGAGCTCTGCGAGCTCCGCGACAACATCGCCGAGCTCGAGACCGCAGGCGTCCGCCTGCTCGCCGTGTCGTGCGACCCGATGTACTCGCTCAAGGCCTGGTCCGAGCAGGAAGGCTTCGGCTTCGACCTGCTGTCCGACTTCTGGCCGCACGGCGAGGCAGCCCGGGCGTACGGCGTCTTCGACGAGGAGCGCGGCCGCGCGGTGCGCGGCAGCTTCCTGGTTGACGCCGAGGGCATCGTCCGCTGGGCCGTCGTCAACGAGGCAGGCCAGCGCCGAGACCTCTCGGGGTACCTCGAGGCCGTCGCGGCGTTGTAG
- a CDS encoding type II toxin-antitoxin system Phd/YefM family antitoxin, producing the protein MKTVSQSYARDHYAEILDSVLEDREEIIIESVGRSAAVVVALAEYESLRETLHILREPANSRRVLASIKRLESGSSASSSDC; encoded by the coding sequence ATGAAGACCGTGTCCCAGTCCTACGCCCGCGATCACTATGCCGAGATCCTCGACTCGGTGCTCGAAGACCGTGAAGAGATCATCATCGAGAGCGTAGGGCGCTCTGCTGCGGTGGTCGTCGCGCTGGCCGAGTACGAGTCGCTGAGAGAGACGCTTCACATCCTCCGCGAGCCCGCCAATTCTCGGCGGGTCCTGGCCTCGATCAAGAGGCTGGAATCGGGATCCAGCGCATCGAGCTCCGACTGCTGA
- a CDS encoding SDR family NAD(P)-dependent oxidoreductase, with protein MLIDLHGRTALVTGSTQGIGRAIAATLADAGARVAINGRSAETVDAVVAELLAEAPQRNLVAAPGDVTDEAGTDAVLSAIGHVDVLVNNLGIFGAEPALDITDDEWRRYFEVNVLAAVRLIRATLPGMKERGWGRVLNIASDSAIVIPAEMIHYGMSKTALLAVSRGFAKDAAGTGVTVNSVIAGPTHTGGVESFVYELVDPALPWDEAQREFMRLHRPQSLLQRLIEPQEIANMVAYLSSPLASATTGAAVRVDGGYVDSILP; from the coding sequence ATGCTCATCGACCTCCACGGCCGTACCGCGCTCGTGACCGGCTCGACCCAGGGGATCGGGCGAGCGATCGCTGCAACCCTCGCTGACGCTGGCGCGCGGGTGGCGATCAACGGCCGTAGTGCCGAGACGGTTGACGCCGTCGTCGCCGAGCTGCTCGCTGAGGCTCCCCAGCGGAACCTCGTCGCTGCCCCGGGAGACGTCACCGACGAGGCTGGCACCGACGCGGTCCTCTCCGCGATCGGGCACGTCGACGTCCTCGTCAACAACCTCGGCATCTTCGGCGCCGAGCCCGCCCTCGACATCACGGACGACGAGTGGCGGCGATACTTCGAGGTCAACGTCCTCGCTGCCGTCCGGCTGATCCGCGCGACGCTGCCGGGGATGAAGGAGCGCGGCTGGGGTCGGGTGCTCAACATCGCGAGCGACTCGGCGATCGTCATCCCGGCCGAGATGATCCACTACGGCATGTCGAAGACCGCGCTGCTCGCGGTCTCGCGCGGGTTCGCCAAGGACGCTGCGGGCACCGGTGTCACGGTGAACTCCGTGATCGCCGGCCCGACGCACACCGGGGGAGTCGAGAGCTTCGTCTACGAGCTCGTCGACCCCGCCCTCCCGTGGGACGAGGCGCAGCGCGAGTTCATGCGCCTGCACCGCCCGCAGTCCCTCCTCCAGCGGCTCATCGAGCCGCAGGAGATCGCGAACATGGTCGCCTACCTGTCCTCACCGCTCGCCTCGGCGACGACCGGTGCTGCCGTGCGCGTCGACGGCGGGTACGTGGACTCGATCCTGCCGTGA
- a CDS encoding Atu4866 domain-containing protein, which yields MSAPSAPRTVVVRGALVHVTRSRSVRGDVVATDGVLTHVGPDGPRPPDALVLDGSGATVVPILVEGAIRARGSDTGSWLTPRSPATFAVVRGAVAASRVGEMLMVNPQDLLAVVLEDQVVVWDGSTADLHDPGPDWVGAWTDPSRGMTQHLSADGRYSETRGGRRDAYTGCFWAHRDWVAYLDDTGFWAFGQRADDVLHHARFVLRRVPPRA from the coding sequence ATGAGTGCCCCCTCCGCGCCGCGCACCGTCGTCGTCCGTGGCGCGCTCGTGCACGTCACGCGGTCACGGTCGGTGCGCGGGGACGTCGTGGCCACCGACGGCGTCCTTACCCATGTGGGACCTGATGGGCCGCGCCCGCCGGACGCTCTTGTGCTGGACGGCTCGGGGGCCACCGTGGTGCCGATCCTGGTCGAGGGCGCAATCCGTGCCCGTGGCTCCGACACCGGTTCCTGGCTGACGCCGAGGAGCCCTGCGACCTTCGCTGTGGTCCGCGGTGCGGTCGCTGCGTCGCGCGTCGGCGAGATGCTCATGGTCAACCCGCAGGACCTTCTCGCTGTAGTGCTCGAGGATCAGGTGGTCGTCTGGGACGGCTCCACCGCCGACCTGCACGACCCGGGGCCCGACTGGGTCGGCGCCTGGACGGACCCGTCCCGTGGCATGACGCAGCACCTCAGCGCCGACGGCCGGTACTCCGAGACCCGTGGCGGCCGACGCGACGCCTACACGGGTTGCTTCTGGGCGCACCGGGACTGGGTCGCCTACCTCGACGACACCGGGTTCTGGGCCTTCGGGCAGCGCGCCGACGATGTCCTGCACCACGCGAGGTTCGTGCTGCGCCGGGTACCGCCTCGAGCCTGA
- a CDS encoding aldo/keto reductase: protein MRYTLLGRSGIRVSELALGTMTFGDDWGWGASRETSARLLDLYAEAGGNFVDTADAYTGGTSESVIGATLRGRRDRFVIGTKYSLQTQPGDLNTAGNHRKNLVTSLEASLRRLETDHVDVLWVHARDTLTPLPEVMRALDDQVRAGKVLHVGVSDWPAWEIAQANTLAELRGWSPFVGVQLRYNLLSRSPDSELMPMAQAHDLAVLAWGPLAEGRLTGKYLDGGEGRLTRGGWDFSGTAEDHVVREVVAVAEAGGWTPAQVAYAWLRSRSGTIIPLLGATSEQQLASNLASTDITLDDSTLRRLDELSAPVLGFPHDVMRGEDMIGLAYGDQWREVTDHRRASRRPVNDNPALA, encoded by the coding sequence ATGCGCTACACACTTCTCGGCCGGTCCGGCATCCGCGTCTCCGAGCTCGCGCTCGGCACCATGACCTTCGGCGACGACTGGGGTTGGGGTGCCTCGCGGGAGACCAGTGCCCGCCTGCTCGACCTCTACGCCGAGGCCGGCGGGAACTTCGTCGACACCGCAGACGCCTACACCGGTGGGACGTCGGAGTCGGTCATTGGTGCGACACTCAGAGGCCGGCGCGACCGGTTCGTCATCGGCACCAAGTACTCGTTGCAGACCCAGCCCGGAGACCTCAACACCGCGGGCAACCACCGCAAGAACCTCGTCACGTCCCTCGAGGCGAGCCTGCGCCGCCTCGAGACCGACCACGTCGACGTGCTGTGGGTCCACGCCCGGGACACGCTCACCCCGTTGCCCGAGGTCATGCGGGCGCTGGACGACCAGGTGCGGGCTGGGAAGGTCCTGCACGTGGGCGTCTCGGACTGGCCAGCGTGGGAGATCGCGCAGGCCAACACCCTGGCGGAGCTGCGCGGCTGGTCGCCGTTCGTCGGCGTGCAGCTGCGCTACAACCTGCTGAGCCGCTCCCCCGACTCCGAGCTGATGCCGATGGCGCAGGCGCACGACCTCGCCGTCCTCGCCTGGGGTCCGCTCGCCGAGGGACGCCTGACGGGCAAGTACCTCGACGGCGGGGAGGGGCGTCTGACCCGCGGCGGGTGGGACTTCAGCGGGACGGCCGAGGACCACGTGGTGCGCGAGGTGGTCGCCGTCGCCGAGGCGGGCGGCTGGACGCCGGCCCAGGTCGCCTACGCGTGGCTGCGCTCACGATCCGGGACGATCATCCCGCTGCTCGGCGCCACCAGCGAGCAGCAGCTGGCCAGCAACCTCGCCAGCACCGACATCACGCTCGACGACAGCACGCTGCGCCGGCTCGACGAGCTCAGCGCCCCGGTGCTCGGCTTCCCCCACGACGTGATGCGCGGCGAGGACATGATCGGCCTCGCCTACGGCGACCAGTGGCGAGAGGTGACCGACCACCGTCGTGCGTCTCGGCGGCCGGTGAACGACAACCCGGCGCTCGCATGA